From the Acidilutibacter cellobiosedens genome, one window contains:
- a CDS encoding Rossmann-fold NAD(P)-binding domain-containing protein: protein MFNYYKYKNKYLFSTYEYSMFKKVSLDEFIANKNKYYYLKKSDPLYSRRSFSVSHPDFILSEREDIDIILDIKEEKEYSLPEWLIKDIYNGNIISINTNYPHWSELLEEKSHNKWKVNILALGDVGSTLLIGLKLLGGELIEKIGICDRNENNKIRWEYEMNQVRKAFSNEKFPMVKGIDIESLFDCDMFVFCASKGVPPTNSKAGDVRMVQFNGNSAIIKEYAYMARKKHFKGIFAVISDPVDLLCKKAFLESNKDEYGNLDFEGIPADKVIGYGLGVMNGRAAFYAEMDEKTKHFLNEGRVFGPHGEGLIVADSIKNYNENLSNLLTEKTKNANLKIRSLGYKPYIAPSLSSGALSLLSTMSGDWFYGSTYMGGAYIGAKCRLINNNIEVEKLNLPEPLFSKIKSAYERLVKII from the coding sequence ATGTTTAATTATTATAAGTATAAAAATAAATACTTATTTTCAACTTATGAGTATAGTATGTTTAAAAAGGTTTCCCTTGATGAATTTATAGCAAATAAAAATAAATATTACTATTTGAAAAAATCTGATCCTCTCTACTCAAGGAGAAGCTTTTCCGTTTCCCATCCTGATTTTATTTTATCAGAAAGGGAAGATATCGATATAATACTCGACATTAAAGAAGAAAAAGAGTATTCTCTGCCTGAATGGCTTATAAAAGATATCTATAATGGAAATATAATTTCAATTAATACAAATTATCCCCATTGGTCCGAATTATTAGAGGAAAAAAGTCATAACAAATGGAAGGTGAATATCTTAGCCTTAGGAGATGTAGGAAGTACTCTGCTTATCGGTTTGAAACTTTTAGGAGGAGAACTTATCGAAAAAATAGGAATATGTGACAGAAACGAAAATAATAAAATAAGATGGGAATATGAAATGAACCAGGTGCGGAAAGCCTTTTCTAACGAAAAATTTCCTATGGTCAAAGGAATAGATATAGAGAGTTTATTTGATTGTGACATGTTTGTATTTTGTGCATCAAAAGGTGTGCCTCCCACAAACAGCAAAGCGGGCGACGTCAGAATGGTTCAATTCAACGGCAATTCAGCCATTATAAAAGAATATGCCTATATGGCACGGAAAAAACATTTTAAGGGTATATTTGCTGTAATATCAGATCCCGTAGACCTTCTATGCAAAAAAGCATTTCTTGAAAGCAATAAGGATGAATATGGAAATTTAGATTTTGAAGGAATTCCTGCCGATAAAGTCATCGGATACGGGCTGGGCGTTATGAACGGAAGAGCAGCTTTTTATGCCGAAATGGACGAAAAAACAAAACATTTTTTAAATGAAGGAAGAGTTTTTGGCCCTCATGGAGAAGGATTAATAGTAGCGGACAGCATCAAAAATTATAATGAAAATCTGTCTAATCTATTAACGGAAAAAACAAAGAATGCCAATTTAAAAATAAGAAGTTTGGGATATAAGCCATATATTGCTCCCAGTTTGTCTTCAGGTGCACTATCTCTGTTATCAACAATGAGTGGAGATTGGTTTTACGGTTCAACTTATATGGGTGGAGCTTATATCGGAGCAAAATGCAGGCTCATAAACAATAATATTGAAGTAGAAAAATTAAATTTACCTGAACCTCTGTTTAGTAAGATTAAATCCGCTTATGAAAGGTTAGTGAAAATAATATGA
- a CDS encoding flavodoxin family protein, translating into MNDLFLIIPEKPSFMLEKMIQAVIQDRDPVIINDENHVSSLRQGKIIFALEVNNIGFSNNLSNIFSKLYSMGNSSLFGFQGIVLTHSNTELYTRSAAQNIIFHGNQLGLRFIGRPLVEATGNLENFIPMKSIYNDSLENICLNSCYELGQRFFKDNISPIKNPKILIIYSSNWRTSNSLLLWNMVKRNLNSCKIREIHIGNGTIYDCKGCPYKTCKHYGQQVSCFYGGIIVEEVYPALLQSNAVVFICPNYNDSVSANIMAVINRLTALFRRTKFYDKTLFSIIVSGYSGSDIVAKQIISSLNLNKTFRLPPYFSLMATANNKDSIKDVPNIEEKAKCFAENIMKEIKK; encoded by the coding sequence ATGAATGATTTATTTTTAATTATTCCCGAAAAGCCTTCCTTTATGTTGGAAAAGATGATTCAAGCCGTTATTCAGGATAGAGATCCCGTTATAATCAATGATGAAAACCATGTTTCATCATTAAGGCAGGGAAAGATCATATTTGCTCTTGAAGTCAATAATATAGGATTTAGCAATAATCTTTCAAATATATTTTCTAAACTATATTCTATGGGGAACTCCTCCCTATTTGGCTTCCAGGGAATAGTTTTAACCCATAGTAATACGGAATTGTATACAAGGAGTGCTGCTCAGAATATAATATTCCACGGAAATCAATTAGGTTTAAGATTTATAGGAAGGCCTTTAGTTGAAGCAACAGGAAATTTAGAAAATTTTATTCCTATGAAAAGTATATATAATGATTCTTTGGAAAATATTTGCCTAAATTCTTGCTATGAATTGGGACAAAGGTTTTTCAAAGACAATATCAGCCCTATAAAAAATCCTAAAATATTAATAATTTACTCCAGTAACTGGAGAACTTCCAACAGTCTTCTTCTTTGGAACATGGTTAAAAGAAATTTAAATTCATGTAAAATAAGAGAAATTCACATAGGAAACGGAACAATATATGACTGCAAAGGTTGTCCTTATAAAACTTGTAAACATTACGGCCAGCAAGTAAGCTGCTTTTATGGGGGAATAATAGTTGAAGAGGTCTATCCCGCTCTTCTTCAATCAAACGCAGTGGTATTCATCTGTCCTAATTATAATGACTCCGTTTCGGCTAATATAATGGCTGTTATTAACAGACTAACCGCACTTTTCAGGAGAACAAAATTTTATGATAAAACTTTGTTCTCCATAATTGTATCAGGATATTCAGGAAGCGATATTGTGGCTAAGCAAATTATAAGCAGTTTAAATCTAAACAAGACTTTCAGGCTGCCTCCGTATTTCTCTTTAATGGCTACAGCCAATAACAAAGACTCCATAAAAGACGTGCCCAACATCGAAGAAAAAGCAAAATGCTTTGCCGAAAATATTATGAAAGAAATAAAAAAATAG
- a CDS encoding ketopantoate reductase family protein translates to MKIKNVAMIGMGAIGTVYGSFLYKRYGSDFAVIAGEKRNIELKSKGITLNNNTLYPLVLSPDKKDIKYDLIIFCVKNYQLDKAIDDVRNFVGENTIILTILNGITARDRILSAYPDNKVLYGLSTHMNAVRTHKGVFSTEYGEIQFGNGDNTVIAPEVQAVQELLNEARIKNKVFPDMIRAMWKKFMLNVGVNQVTAITKASYEKVASVKTNLILYKEAMMEVLKVAQASGVDLREKDVEELMASITSRLSAKEKTSMLQDVEAKRKTEVDYFSGLVVEMGKKLSIPTPVNHVLYCLIKSIEELY, encoded by the coding sequence GTGAAAATAAAAAATGTTGCAATGATCGGGATGGGGGCAATTGGGACTGTATATGGTAGTTTTCTTTATAAAAGATATGGGTCAGATTTTGCTGTTATAGCAGGGGAAAAGCGAAATATAGAGCTTAAGTCGAAAGGAATTACTCTAAATAATAATACACTTTATCCTTTGGTGTTATCACCTGATAAAAAAGATATTAAATATGATCTGATAATTTTTTGCGTAAAAAATTATCAGCTTGATAAAGCAATCGATGATGTACGTAATTTTGTAGGCGAAAACACGATAATACTCACCATTCTTAATGGAATTACTGCCAGAGACAGAATATTGTCAGCATATCCGGATAATAAAGTTCTTTATGGTCTGTCTACGCATATGAATGCTGTTAGAACACATAAGGGCGTTTTTAGTACAGAGTATGGAGAAATTCAATTTGGAAATGGTGATAATACAGTAATTGCACCGGAAGTACAAGCTGTGCAAGAATTATTAAATGAAGCGAGAATTAAAAATAAAGTTTTTCCTGACATGATAAGAGCAATGTGGAAAAAGTTTATGCTAAATGTTGGAGTAAATCAGGTGACCGCAATAACCAAAGCATCATACGAAAAGGTGGCAAGTGTTAAAACAAATCTTATCCTATACAAAGAGGCTATGATGGAAGTACTGAAAGTCGCCCAAGCATCGGGTGTTGATCTGAGAGAAAAAGATGTTGAAGAACTTATGGCGTCAATAACAAGCCGGCTTTCTGCTAAAGAGAAAACTTCTATGCTGCAGGATGTTGAGGCAAAACGGAAAACGGAAGTCGATTATTTTTCAGGACTTGTTGTTGAAATGGGGAAAAAGCTTAGTATACCAACACCGGTAAATCATGTTCTTTACTGTCTTATTAAGTCTATTGAAGAATTATATTAA
- a CDS encoding IS1182 family transposase gives MLRQVQKQMSLHSILYNKISENHILKKINYVVDFSFINKLLEDSYCKNFGRPAKEPEMMCKLLFLQHLYILSDEKVIEEANLNLGYMYFLGINPEDELPDKSLLSKFRTQRLEEATLDEIITEIVRQCVEKGIIGGTSVSVDATHIEANTIRKTPERLMKHLARKIIKTYEKENNQVLEEIPEVPKYKEIEDHTEAKAVMKDYLENVISKVKKNIRKDCSESIKTKETIEKAREIIEDPKFLNQKGVRSIIDEDARVGRKSKNQEFYGYKTEFMMTADERIITSVRTADGAYVDGTYADELIEQTLKSGMKIEEVYGDKAYFRKPILNSIEEIKAKAYIPVSESVYRIDESEFSYNKDSDEWECREGNITVKKKYYKIKGKSRPDREGYKYYFEPEQCKRCPKHDECAKKSARKILQIGLNTIEFYEISQYQKTEEYLEKYKKRASIEGKNAELKRFHGLYRARGYGLLSVSMQSKLAAIAVNIKRIAAIAASKFCIFTLNIKIFSQYYKFCLN, from the coding sequence ATGTTAAGACAAGTTCAAAAACAAATGTCTCTACACTCAATATTATACAATAAAATTTCTGAGAATCATATACTAAAAAAAATAAATTATGTAGTAGATTTTAGTTTTATCAATAAATTGCTTGAAGACAGCTATTGTAAAAACTTTGGAAGACCTGCAAAAGAACCTGAAATGATGTGTAAATTGCTTTTTCTTCAACATTTGTACATATTATCGGATGAAAAGGTTATTGAAGAAGCAAACTTAAACTTAGGATATATGTATTTTCTTGGCATTAATCCGGAAGATGAGTTACCTGACAAAAGTTTATTATCGAAATTTAGAACTCAACGACTGGAAGAAGCTACTTTAGATGAAATAATCACAGAAATTGTAAGACAATGTGTAGAGAAAGGGATAATAGGAGGAACAAGTGTAAGCGTTGATGCCACTCATATAGAAGCAAATACAATAAGAAAGACTCCAGAGAGGTTAATGAAACATTTAGCAAGAAAAATTATTAAAACATATGAAAAAGAAAACAACCAGGTTTTAGAAGAAATTCCCGAAGTACCGAAATATAAAGAAATCGAAGATCATACTGAAGCAAAGGCTGTAATGAAAGATTATCTTGAAAATGTAATAAGTAAAGTTAAAAAGAATATCAGAAAAGATTGCAGTGAAAGTATAAAAACAAAAGAAACTATAGAAAAAGCAAGAGAAATAATAGAAGATCCTAAATTTTTAAATCAGAAAGGTGTTCGTTCCATAATAGATGAAGATGCAAGAGTCGGCCGAAAAAGTAAGAATCAAGAATTCTATGGATATAAAACTGAATTTATGATGACAGCAGATGAAAGAATAATTACATCAGTAAGAACAGCAGATGGAGCATATGTAGATGGAACATATGCAGATGAACTGATTGAGCAAACATTAAAATCCGGAATGAAAATAGAGGAGGTTTATGGGGACAAGGCATATTTTAGGAAACCAATTTTAAATAGTATTGAGGAAATTAAAGCTAAAGCTTACATACCTGTAAGTGAATCGGTATATAGAATTGATGAAAGCGAATTTTCATACAATAAAGACTCAGACGAGTGGGAGTGTAGAGAAGGCAATATAACCGTAAAAAAGAAATATTATAAAATAAAGGGGAAATCAAGGCCGGACAGAGAAGGATATAAATATTATTTTGAACCGGAACAATGTAAAAGATGCCCAAAACATGATGAGTGTGCAAAAAAAAGTGCAAGGAAGATACTACAGATAGGATTAAATACTATAGAATTCTATGAAATATCACAATATCAAAAGACGGAAGAATACTTGGAAAAATATAAAAAAAGGGCTTCCATAGAAGGCAAAAATGCAGAACTCAAAAGATTTCACGGACTATATCGTGCAAGAGGATATGGTCTATTAAGTGTGTCCATGCAATCGAAATTAGCAGCAATAGCGGTAAATATAAAGAGGATAGCAGCAATAGCTGCCTCTAAATTTTGTATATTTACCTTAAACATTAAAATTTTTAGTCAGTATTATAAATTTTGTTTGAATTAG